CTTATGCTGATATGGGACAGAACTATCAGTTAGAGCTGCAAATGCATCTAACATCTATGCAACAGGAATGGACTGTAGTGGCGACTTCCTTACAGATGTTAAATCAGATGTATTTAAGCCTAGCTAGAAGCTTAACAGGATAATCTGTTTATAAATTTTTCTTAGAACATGCGGTAATTGGCACGATTTTTGCTTCTTAATTTTTTGTGAAAGCAAGAAAATCGAGAGGATACCATGTCAGCACCGCATGTTCAGCAAGAGTTAGCACGTTTAGAATTCATTAACGATCAGTTGCTCACAGAATTGCAATACGTGAACACGTTATTGTGTGATATAGGCTTTCCTGAGGGGTTGGCAACTATTAAAGCGATAGCAAAAGAAGTACTTACAGAGGATGATTTTCTAGATTAGTAAGAGAAGGAATCGCCAAGATAGTGCTGCTTTACCATGGGATTGGTTATCATTTGTGAGGAAGAGCCCTCAAAGAAAATTTTCCCGTCGATAATTAGATAGCAACGATCCGCTATAGAAAGTAATTCTTTGGCATTGTGATCAGTAATGAGAATACCTATTCCTCGACTAGAAAGAATCTTGATTAGGTATTTCACGTTTTGTATGACGAGGGGATCCACATTTGCAAATGGCTCATCAAGTAGGAGTACACTAGGGTTTAGCGCTAATACACAAGCGATTTCTAATCTACGACGTTCCCCCCCTGACAAGGTTCCTGCTTTTTTATTAATACATGAAGCTAACTGAAGATCATCTATTAATGTTTCTAAAAGGTGGGATTGTTGCTTTCTTGCTTTATAGATAATTTCTAAAATACAGATGAGGTTTTCTTTTACTGTAAGATCTTTAAAAACCGTAGGTTCTTGAGCTAGATAGCCAATTCCTAATCTTGCTCGGTAATCCATTGTTCTTTTAGTAACGTCTGTATTTTTAAAAATAATTTTTCCAGAATCTGGACGAATCAACCCTACAGTAAGATAAAAGGCGGTTGTTTTTCCAGCTCCGTTGGGACCTAAAAGTCCAACAACCTCTCCAGAATTTACCTCGAAAGATACGTCATTGGTTACTGGCTTTTTGTTATATTTTTTTACTAAATTACAGACAGAAAGTACGGGCATAAACTCACTTTCTTAATAAAGATAAAGATAGGGTTTTCATCCCTCCTTCTGCACGTTCATCAGGAGCTTGTGGATCAGGATGAATAGGGTCTACATGAAATCGACAGTCATAAATGTTTAAAGAGCAATCTTGGTAATTTAACAAACCTCCATTGCCCTGAAAGGTCATTAGCTTATCTAAATCTTGGGTATGAATATGACCTGAAATCTTAGACAAAGCTTCTTTACAAGCATAACTAGCGTCGGAAAGGTGCAGCTCCATACAAGACTTATCCACATGGCAATTAAAAAATTGCCTTTCGGGAGAGGCAATTTGTTTATGTACGCCAAGCTTTTTGATCTTTAAAAATGGGGGAGCTTTTTCAAAATGTTTGTTCAAACAGGAAACGTCACAAATACTATCTACTTTGATGATAGCAATGATTGTTGTGCAGGCAATTCCAAATATCCCTAGAGAACATAGCATGCCATAGAACAAAAATTTGGTCATACTGTTGCCATATCAAATGAACGCACGCAGGTATATAGCTGATCCCATATCGGAAGAAGCGCTTCAAAATTTTGCAACGATAGCATAGAAGCAGCGTCGCTTTTCGCTTCAGCTGGATTAGAATGAACTTCTACGAAAAGCCCGTGAGCTCCTGCTGCTAGTGCTGCTCGCGTTAATGTAGGAATAAACTCTGCTTGTCCACCACTTTGTGTTTTTAAGCCTCCAGGAAGCTGTACAGAGTGAGTACCATCAAAAACGACAGGGAAGCCATAGCTTGAAAGGACAGGAATGGAACGCATATCCGAAACAAGATTATTATAACCGAAAGAGCAGCCCCTTTCTGTTAAAATAATCTTATTATTCCCAGTAGAAAGAACCTTATCAATAGGCCCGTGAATATCCCAAGGGGAGAGGAACTGGCCCTTCTTAATATTGACGATAGCGTTTGTCTCTCCAGCAGCAATAAGGAGATCTGTTTGGCGACATAGAAATGCAGGGACCTGAAGAATGTCACATACTTTTGCTGCTTCACGAGCTTGTTCTGGGGAATGCACGTCAGTAAGAATTTGCACTCCGAGATTTTCTTTTATTTTAGATAAGATTCTTAAACCTTCGGTTAATCCAGGACCTCGGTATGAATCTATAGAGCAGCGATTAGCCTTGTCATAGCTACTTTTAAAAATCCAATGAATACGGTCAGAATAGGGAGCTAATAGCTCTTGAATGCGGTAGGCAATTTCTAACGTAGTTTCTTCTTCTTCTATAACGCAGGGGCCTGTAATGAGAATCATCTTATCTGAGAACATCGCGAACTACTCTTTTCTTTGATAAAAAAGCCACTATAGAGGTTTATTTGAAACAAGTCTACTCACGAATTTTATGAGAGAGGAGCGCTCTCCGGGGAACACTACAGCTTAAGGAGCGAGTCTTAATTGACTTTTTTAGATTTAGATTTATACTAGAACCTAAATTATCCCTGTGCCTGTGCTGAGGAGAGCTACCCTTGGCGAAGGTTTCCCCAAATAGATCTGGACCGATAGCTCAGAGGATAGAGCATTCGCCTTCTAAGCGAATGGTCGCAGGTTCGAATCCTGCTCGGTCCGAACTTTTCTAATGTTTTAGAATTCCCGCTTAAACAGAAACAAAGCTCTGCGTTATCTGAGAGATCCCTTGGTGAAACAAGACAGGGAGATCAGAAAATTTAGTTGATGATTAGGGCGATCTAAAGTTACTTATCTTCCATGATTTCTAAGCTTACCTTCACATTATTTCTGCTAGCTACAGAAACAAGAAGCGTACGGATAGCTTTGATAGTGCGGCCTTCTTTACCAATGATTTTACCAATATCAGGCTTTGATACTGTTAGTTCGTAAATAATGGTATGAGTCCCTTGTACTTCTTTGATGTGTACTTCTTCAGGGCGGTCTACAAGGTTTTTGATAATATAAGCTAAAAAGTCTTTCATAAAGTAATCCTATAACTAAATTCGCGCTATCTGCGTGAGGTCGGTAAAAAAATCGAACTCGAATTAATTTAATTTTAATTTGTCTGCTAAAATAATCAAACTTATTAATTATCTATTATTATTTATAAATAATTTGAATAGTTGGTCATTAATAACAGTGTTACTATTATGAAACTCTTTTATTATCAAGATCTTCATGTCGTGGGGCGGTTGTGTTGTTAGCTTTAGCTGTTTAAGTGTTTTGGGATGGATAAAATCCAAGCTATAGGCGTGCAACTGTTGTTTGTCAAGACCATAACCCGTGTTTATAGAGGCCGATCCATAGACGGGATCCCCTAAGATTGGGGTGTTCAAATGTTTCATATGTACTCTAAGTTGGTGAGTGCGTCCCGTTTCTGGACGTAAAAGCACCAGGCTTAGTTTGCCATTATAGGCAATTACCTCACAGTGAGTAACGGCCTCTTTTCCCTCGGAGGAAACAGCTATTTCCTTACGCTTAATAGGGTGTCTGGCAAGTTTCGTACGAATAATTTCTGCAGAGGGCTTTCCTACGCAAATAGCTAAGTAGCTTTTTTGTAATTGTTTAGAAGCAAATAGCTCACTGTAAATCGTTTTTGCAACCCGGGTTTTTGCCGTGATTAATAGCCCTGAAGTATCCTTGTCAAGCCTATGAATAATTCCCGGGCGCCAAGGCTCCTCGGGGAATTCTTGTTTTAGTCTTTCTCCTATTTCATGAAGCAAAGCATGAACAACGGTTCCTCGGATATGTCCAGGAGCGGGATGAACCACCATATCCCTAGGTTTATTGATCACTAAGATCATCTCATCTTCATAAACCTTATCTAAGGGAATAGCCTCGGGTAATAGCTCTAATAGCTCTTCGCTTTCTTCAATGGTGATAGTAACGGAATCCCCGGGAACAACCTGGGTTGAGACCTTGGTTTGCACCCGACCGTTTACTTGAACACGTTTATCTAAAATATGTTGTTGATAAAAAGCTCGAGAATATTGCCCATTTTGAGAAACTAAGAATTTATCCAAACGATTACTACTAGCTTCATTAACAATAAAAACAAGAGAACTATTTGATTTCATTACAGTGAGCGTTTTTTTATTAAAACATTTTAAAATAAAAAAGCTTATGGTTCTAGAGAAAAGCCGTTAAAAAACTGCTCTATAATGAAGTTGTTTCTGAGAATTATTAAAAGATAACACTAAATTTAATTTATATTTTTAGATTTAAAGAATTTATTTTGTAAGATTTTCTAAATCAATGGTTTTATATTGAGTGCATGCTAAGAAAGTAAAATCAGAAAGAGAAGGGCATAAAAACGTATGTTTTAGCAAACTAGAAACGTGAGAGATGTTTCTTTGCCAGCTTTCTATAGAACAGGGAAAAGAAGAGACTTCTTTTGCTAGGTAAGGAGTATCCCTATAGGAAATCAAAGAGAGGTAAAGCTCTTGATTTAAAAAGAAAGCCCAACGTTTTGCCGAACTTAGAAAGCGCGAGAGTTCTTGTTCATTAAGAGGTAATGCTAAGAAATAGGTAATTCCCATGCTATTCTTTATAAATAGAACGCATTTTCTTAGATGCTTTCTGAGCGCGATCCATTTCTTTATGTATATTGCCAAAAGAAGAAATTAAAATAGATTGGATGAAGCTGTCGTACATCTCTTTTCCTTTTTCTTCGCCCATTTTTTGAATAAGAGCTAATCGTAACTGATCTAGTGTACGTACAGGACCCTCAAATGTCATATTTGTAGGGGAGAGATATTCAGGAGTTTTTACTTCACTTGTTGGAGAAGTTTCTTGAGTCTCAGCTTTTTTGATATTGATGTGTCGTGGTTCCATAACCTTGTCCATCGTGATACATAGCGTAATTATGTATTTTACTATGTAGAGAAGTTATTTTCTATCATCATAAAACAAAAAATTACCGAAAATAAAACTTTTTAATCTTTATTTACACGAAACTTTTTGTTTAAGAAGGGCTTTGTTTTTTTTGCGCAAAGATAAAACTTGTGTTTTTCTTTGTCCTAGACTGCCGTATTTTTCTAGAAGACCTTTGAGATACTTAATCGTAAATTTTTTCATATTGCTCAGGTCTTTTTGCACAGCAGCTTGTTTTTTTTCTAAGCTAGCAAGGTCTTTTGTGTAGCTATTTTCATTGAAGCAAAGGATCTTTTTTATGGCTAAGGAAGCAAGCTGCGCAGTTGCTGGTTTACTAGGTACTTCATGAAGGTCTGAAATAAAAGGCTCCAGAGCAATTAAAACTGCATCATGTAAGTTGTCTTGGGAAATCTTATTTCCTAGGTGAGAAAGATGCGCTCTTACAGTGTCATACAAACGATGCTTAATAAAAATATATTCCAGGGTTTTATAGTAGTGTTCTTGGGAGAGCTCGTCATAAAGAATTTGTAATTCTTTTTGTAAGTAACTTTCAAGAACCTCCGTATGGAGTTTTAAGATTTCAGAAACAGAGGTTTCTACAGGCTTATTATTATAAATAGCTGTAGGTTTTGATGTTAAAACTACTTGGCATTCCGTATGTTGAAAGAGAGGCTCAAGTATATCCTTAGCATACACTCCTTTAGGAAGCTTAATTTCTATATGCGGCTGATCTGTTGAGAAATCTTGAATCGAATCAATTTTGAGCACACCGCGTTTTGCCGCGTTTTCGATAGAACGAATTAACGTTTCCGTTGTTGTGGATGGGCAAATTTCTTTTATAATTAATGTTTTTTCATTAACGGTTTGAATAGATGCTCGCATCGTTATAGAACCTTGCCCATCTTGATATTCAGAGGCATCCATTACCCCTCCAGAAAAGAAATCAGGGAGTAATGTAAATGGGCGATTATTTAAAATTGCAATTTGTGCTTCTATAAGTTCGCAGAGGTTGTGAGGAAAGATTTTAGTGGTCATTCCTACAGCGATTCCCTCAACGCCATGCAATAAAAGTAAGGGAAGTTTTGCAGGGAGAATATCAGGTTCTTGCTCTCTTCCGTCATATGAGTCATGGAAAGTCATGAGGTCTGTATTAAACAGGACTTCTTTTGCTAACGGGCTAAGCCGAGCTTCGATATAACGGGCTGCGGCATGGGGATCCCCTGTCAGGGGATTCCCGAAGTTTCCCTGCATGTCTATAAGGTATCCCTTATTTGCAAGGACTACGAGAGCTTCAACTATTGGAGCATCCCCATGGGGATGCAAAGCCATGGTTCTTCCAGCAACATTAGCAACTTTATGCATTTTGCCATCATCCATACGGAATAATGTCCAAAGCAAACGTCGTTGTACTGGTTTAAGGCCATCAAGAATGTGGGGAATAGCTCTTTCTAAAATTACATAAGATGCGTAGTGCATAAAATGCGTTTTAAAAAGATCTGAAACATCATGCATAAACTATAAGTTGGTAATAAGGTTATCCATAATAAATTGTTTTCGCTCTTTTGTATTTTTACCCATGTAAAATTGTAACAGGGTCTCTAAAGATTCTAGCGAGGTAATGGTTACAGGGGTTAAACGCATATCCGCACCTATGAAAGTCTTAAATTCTTTAGGAGAGATTTCTCCTAAACCTTTAAATCTTGTCACTTCTAAAGCAGATTCTTTTTTCCCAAATTGTTGAACAGCTTGAGTTTTTTCCTGCTCTGAATAGCAATACAAAGTGGTGTCTTTATGACGCACTTTAAACAAAGGGGTCTCTAAAATAAATAAGTGATTATTTTCAACAATAGGCAGGAATGTTTTTAAGAAGAATGTAATTAATAAATTCCGGATATGCATACCGTCAACATCAGCGTCTGTAGCAAGGATGATCCTATTATAACGCAGGTGTTGTGTCGTATTTTTTGAAATCCCTAATGCGGTGGCCAGATAAAATAGCTCATCATTTTTATACATTTTTTCTTCTTCTAACGAAAACACGTTTAAAGGCTTTCCTCGAAGAGAAAATACCGCTTGAGTGAGAGGGTTTCTAGAGGCTAAAATAGAAGCTGAGGCAGACTCTCCCTCTGTAATAAAAATAGAAGAAGCTTCACCATAAAGAGAACGTTCCGTGTAGTGAAACTTGCAATCGCGGAGTTTAGGAATTTTATAATGAAGTTTCTTTTGCTTATCTTTAAGATCCTGCTTAATGAATTGAATATTTTTTCTAGTCTTTTCATTTAGTTTAATCTTATCTAAAAGTAGCTCTGCAGTAGATCTATTCTTTTTAAGTTCTTGAACAATCGCATTTCTAACGTCTTTAAGTATGCCAGCGCGAATTTGTGTATTTCCAAGTTTATTTTTTGTCTGAGACTCAAAAATAGGAGAAGCTATTTTTATAGCAATACATCCCACCAAGCCATCTCGGATATCATTACTTGTAAAAGTTTTTCCAAAATGCTCATTGATACCTTTAACAATAGCTTCTTTAAAGGCCGCAAGATGAGTGCCGCCATCTACTGTTTCCTGACCATTAACAAAAGAAAAATACCGTTCGTTATGGGTTTCTAAATGGGTGAATAAAAAAGATAATTCAGAATTTTGAAAAGATAATGGGGGATAGAGAGTTTCTTCGGGAACTTCTTCTTTAAATAGGTCCTTAAGACCGTCTTGAGATGTAAAAATTTCCTTGTTGAAAGTTATCTGCAACCCGGGATGAAGATAAACATAACGACGGACTTTCTTTTTTAGAAATTCATCATTGAAAGAAAAATTTGTAAAGATCG
This window of the Chlamydia sp. BM-2023 genome carries:
- a CDS encoding DUF1137 domain-containing protein — its product is MTKFLFYGMLCSLGIFGIACTTIIAIIKVDSICDVSCLNKHFEKAPPFLKIKKLGVHKQIASPERQFFNCHVDKSCMELHLSDASYACKEALSKISGHIHTQDLDKLMTFQGNGGLLNYQDCSLNIYDCRFHVDPIHPDPQAPDERAEGGMKTLSLSLLRK
- a CDS encoding KH domain-containing protein, encoding MKDFLAYIIKNLVDRPEEVHIKEVQGTHTIIYELTVSKPDIGKIIGKEGRTIKAIRTLLVSVASRNNVKVSLEIMEDK
- a CDS encoding DNA topoisomerase IV subunit B — its product is MATYTEASVVSLASLEHIRLRAGMYIGRLGDGSQTEDGIYTLFKEVVDNAIDEFIMGHGKDISITADAHTIIIRDLGRGIPLGKMIECVSKINTGAKYTQEVFHFSVGLNGVGLKAVNALSETFTVRSVRKKKYHYATFCKGILQDSRQGSTKDPDGTEITFSPDPTIFTNFSFNDEFLKKKVRRYVYLHPGLQITFNKEIFTSQDGLKDLFKEEVPEETLYPPLSFQNSELSFLFTHLETHNERYFSFVNGQETVDGGTHLAAFKEAIVKGINEHFGKTFTSNDIRDGLVGCIAIKIASPIFESQTKNKLGNTQIRAGILKDVRNAIVQELKKNRSTAELLLDKIKLNEKTRKNIQFIKQDLKDKQKKLHYKIPKLRDCKFHYTERSLYGEASSIFITEGESASASILASRNPLTQAVFSLRGKPLNVFSLEEEKMYKNDELFYLATALGISKNTTQHLRYNRIILATDADVDGMHIRNLLITFFLKTFLPIVENNHLFILETPLFKVRHKDTTLYCYSEQEKTQAVQQFGKKESALEVTRFKGLGEISPKEFKTFIGADMRLTPVTITSLESLETLLQFYMGKNTKERKQFIMDNLITNL
- the kdsA gene encoding 3-deoxy-8-phosphooctulonate synthase, which gives rise to MFSDKMILITGPCVIEEEETTLEIAYRIQELLAPYSDRIHWIFKSSYDKANRCSIDSYRGPGLTEGLRILSKIKENLGVQILTDVHSPEQAREAAKVCDILQVPAFLCRQTDLLIAAGETNAIVNIKKGQFLSPWDIHGPIDKVLSTGNNKIILTERGCSFGYNNLVSDMRSIPVLSSYGFPVVFDGTHSVQLPGGLKTQSGGQAEFIPTLTRAALAAGAHGLFVEVHSNPAEAKSDAASMLSLQNFEALLPIWDQLYTCVRSFDMATV
- the lptB gene encoding LPS export ABC transporter ATP-binding protein; this translates as MPVLSVCNLVKKYNKKPVTNDVSFEVNSGEVVGLLGPNGAGKTTAFYLTVGLIRPDSGKIIFKNTDVTKRTMDYRARLGIGYLAQEPTVFKDLTVKENLICILEIIYKARKQQSHLLETLIDDLQLASCINKKAGTLSGGERRRLEIACVLALNPSVLLLDEPFANVDPLVIQNVKYLIKILSSRGIGILITDHNAKELLSIADRCYLIIDGKIFFEGSSSQMITNPMVKQHYLGDSFSY
- a CDS encoding DNA gyrase subunit A gives rise to the protein MHDVSDLFKTHFMHYASYVILERAIPHILDGLKPVQRRLLWTLFRMDDGKMHKVANVAGRTMALHPHGDAPIVEALVVLANKGYLIDMQGNFGNPLTGDPHAAARYIEARLSPLAKEVLFNTDLMTFHDSYDGREQEPDILPAKLPLLLLHGVEGIAVGMTTKIFPHNLCELIEAQIAILNNRPFTLLPDFFSGGVMDASEYQDGQGSITMRASIQTVNEKTLIIKEICPSTTTETLIRSIENAAKRGVLKIDSIQDFSTDQPHIEIKLPKGVYAKDILEPLFQHTECQVVLTSKPTAIYNNKPVETSVSEILKLHTEVLESYLQKELQILYDELSQEHYYKTLEYIFIKHRLYDTVRAHLSHLGNKISQDNLHDAVLIALEPFISDLHEVPSKPATAQLASLAIKKILCFNENSYTKDLASLEKKQAAVQKDLSNMKKFTIKYLKGLLEKYGSLGQRKTQVLSLRKKNKALLKQKVSCK
- a CDS encoding RluA family pseudouridine synthase, with product MKSNSSLVFIVNEASSNRLDKFLVSQNGQYSRAFYQQHILDKRVQVNGRVQTKVSTQVVPGDSVTITIEESEELLELLPEAIPLDKVYEDEMILVINKPRDMVVHPAPGHIRGTVVHALLHEIGERLKQEFPEEPWRPGIIHRLDKDTSGLLITAKTRVAKTIYSELFASKQLQKSYLAICVGKPSAEIIRTKLARHPIKRKEIAVSSEGKEAVTHCEVIAYNGKLSLVLLRPETGRTHQLRVHMKHLNTPILGDPVYGSASINTGYGLDKQQLHAYSLDFIHPKTLKQLKLTTQPPHDMKILIIKEFHNSNTVINDQLFKLFINNNR